The Kribbella jejuensis genome segment CGCGATCCGGTAGTGCACGTGGTAGGTGTAGTTGTTCTGATCGGGGTGGGCCGGGTCGTCGGGCTCTCCGAATTCGTACGTCATGATCCACAGATCGCCCTTCAGGCGTGCCACCGTGGTCATACCGGGCCGCTCGGCGTAGGCGGTGCCGGTCGCGTCGTCGACGACCGGACCCCAGTTGTACAGGTCCGTGCTGGTCTGGTGCGCGAGCTTCTGCCCGAAGTTGGGGTCCCGCTGGTCGGAGTAGTAACAGATCAGGTTGTCGTTGTGCAGCAGCAGGAACGGCTCCCACACCGGCGTCGCGCCGTTCGTGGTGTTGGCCGGCCCACCTTGAGCCACCGTGCTCAGGAACTCCCACGTGAGACCGCGGTCCGTGCTGGCGTACAGCTGGATGTTGGTGCTACCGAAGTTCTTTCCGAGCCAGTTGCACGCGAACAGGAGCGCGCCCTTGGGCAGACCCGCGAACGCGCGCGGCAACTCGTAAAGGAACGGCTGCAGATAGACCCCCGACGCGGTGCTGGGGTCGGGGACGCTGCTCTGCTTCGCCCACGTGCGGCCGTCGTCGTCACTGCGATAGAGAGGGAACCCTGGGCCTCCGCCTTGATAGGTCGCGAGCAGGCTCCGCGACTTGCCGGGCGCTCCGCTGCTGAGCCGGACAGCGCGAGCGTACGACGAGCGTCCGGTTGGTGGACCAGCCACGACGACAGGTCCGAACGGAACCTCCCCACCAGCCTGGCCGGCATCACCGACCGGGCCGGGATCCGCGAACGCCGGACCCGCAAGGCCCAGGCCCACGCCCGCCGCCGCAGCTGCGCCGGCGCCGAGAAACACCCGGCGAGAAAGCTGGTTGGTCGAACTACTCACGGGTGCATTGCGATACTTCACTTCTGCCTCCCTGGTGAACTGTTGAAGCCGCTGCCACGCGCAGCGATACGCGCGGTGCGGAGAAAGGGGCGACTCGCACGGGAGCGCTCAAGGGCGCGTTCGCCGTACGGGCGCGCGTGTCAGGGCGAGCCGGCCCGAGGCGGGCGGCTCTGCCCTGAGGTTCGAGCCCGAAGGCTCTAGCGGAACACCTAGCTGTACATCTGGCGGTACATCTAGCGGCTGAAGCCCGCGGTGAGACCGCTGAGCAGTTGCCGGCGACCCACGGCGTACAGGATGACGATCGGTAGCGTGGTGAGGACGACCGAGGCGAGCACCGCCGGCACGTTGACGCTGTACTGACCCTGGAACGTCCACAGCGCCAGCGGAAGGGTGCGCTTGTCAGGGCTCTGCGTGAGGATCAGCGGCAGCAGGAACCCGTTCCACACGCCCAGGCCGTTGTAGATGCTGACCGTGACGAGTGCGGGCCGGGTCAAGGGCAGCGCGAGCTTGCGCATCATGCCCCACTCGGTCGCCCCGTCGACGCGCATCGACTCGAAGAGTTCCTTCGGTACGTCGCGGATGAAGTTCGCGAGGACAAGGACGGACAGCGGGATCGAGAACGCGATCGACGGCAGGATCAGCGCCAGCAGGCTGTCGTACAGCCGCATCCGGATGATCAGCAGGTAGACCGGGATGATCGTGGCCTGCAGCGGGATCGCCAGCCCCATCAGGAACAGGCCGTTGACCCCGGCAAGGAACCTGCTGCCGGCGCCGCGGATGATCGCGTACGCCGCCATGAACGAGATCGCGACCGCCGGGATGATCGTGCCCGCGGTGACGATCACGCTGTTCAGGAAGTACCGCGGGAAGTCGGACTGGATGACCAGCTTGTAGTTGTTCGCGGTCGGCGCGGACGGCAGCGCGAACGGGTTCTGGGTGAAGTACGCGCTCTGGTCCTTGAAGCTGGTGACCACGATCCAGTACAGCGGGATCAGGACGATCGCCAGCCAGATCCAGCCGGCCAGGCCACCGAACCAGTTCAGTTGCGTGAGCTTGCGAGCCTGCATCGGTCACGCACCTTCCTGCTGGCTGGCCGTCGTACTGCCGCCGAGGCGCCGCAGGATCAGTGCGAGCGCGAGGCCGAGCAGGACGATCAGGGTCGCGATCACACTCGCCGGACCCATCTGGTTGGACATGAAGCCGCGCTTGTACATGTCCAGCGCGAGCACCCGGGTCGCGTCACCGGGACCGCCGGCGGTGAGCACGAAGATCAGGTCGAAGAACGTCAGCGAACCGACCACCATCAGCGTCGACGAGGTGATGATCGTGTACTTCAGCTGCGGCACCGTGATGCTGAAGAACTGCCGGACCCGGCCGGCGCCGTCGATCGAGGCCGCCTCGTACATCGTGGTCGGGATCTGCCGGACACCGCCTTGGTAGATCAGCGAGTGGAACGGGATGAACTGCCAGGACACGATGAAGATCACCACACCGATCGCGAGGGTGTTCTTGCCGAGCCAGTCCTGGGTGAGGAACCCGAGTTTCAGGCCCGGCCCGAGCCCGAAGTTCGGGTCGAGCAGGGCCTTGTAGGTGATCGCGATGGCCGCCGAGCTGAGCAGCAGCGGGATGAAGTACAGCACCGCGAGGAAGGCGCGGTACCGCTGCCGCCCGGCGAGGAAGGTGCCGAGCAGCAGGCTCATCGGGGTCTGCACGGCCCACGAGAGAATCATGATCTCGAAGGTCACCAGGATGCTGTGCGGGAGTTGTGAGTCGGTCAGTACCGACTTCCAGTTGGTCAGCCCGGCGGCGTGGATCGCGCCGAGCCCGTCCCACTGGGTGAAGCTCAGCACGAGTACGCCGACCAGCGGGATGACGCCGAACACGACGAACAGCAACAGCGCGGGCAGCACCATCCAGGCGACCGCACCGCTCCGCCCGGCGCCCGAGGAGCCGGCGCGGGACGCTTCGGTGCGGCCGGTCGGCGGCGCGACGGGCGGAGCGGTAGCTGTCACTGGCCAATCACCGCGTTCATGTTGGTGGCGAACTGCTGCGGGGAGATGGACAGCTGGAACAACTTGGCGATGTTGTCGAGCAGCGTCTCGGCCTGGGTCGGGCTGAGGGCCTGGTCCCACGACTGGGCGAAGTTCTTCGCGTTCGCCGCGGTGTCGTAGACGAAGTTCAGCCACTTGGAGTCGTTCGGGTCCGTGATCGACGAGAGCTTGTCCTTCGCGCTCTTGACCACCGGGATGTTGCCGGACTTGACCCAGGCCTCCACCGTGGCGTCGTCGAGGGTGTTGTTCGCGATGAACTTCTTCGCGGTCTCCTTGTCCGCGGCGCTGGCCTTGGAGGAGATCGACATGTACTGACCCGGGTTGCCGACGGTGTCGCTCGGGTCGCCCTTGCCGCCGTCGACCGGCGGGAAGTTCATGTAGCCGAGGTGCCCACCGGTCACGAAGTCGCCGCCGGAGGCCTTCATGTTGCCGTAGGTCCAGGCGCCGTGCAGCATCATCGCGGCCTTGCCGGTGTAGAGCAGCGCCTGGTCGGCGTTGGAGTCGGCGGTGATCGAGGAGAAGCCCTTGATGAAGCCGTTCGCCTTGATCAGCTTCTGCATCTCGTCCAGGGCCTTCAGCGCGGACGGGTCGGACCAGCCGTCCTTCTTGCCCTCGTAGATGTTCTGGAAGACCTCGCTGCCGCCGATCCGGTCGAACAGGAACTCCAGCCACATCATGTTGGTCCAGCGCGACTGGCCACCGAGCGAGAACGGCGCGATGCCCTTCTCGTTGAACTTCGGGACCAGGTCCATGATGTCGCCCCAGGACTGCGGGGGCTGGGCGCCGATCTTCTCGAACGCGCGCTTGTCGTAGAACAGCACGATCGGCGTCACGGTCTCGCCCGGCACCGCGTAGATCTTGCCGTTGACCGTCGCCGCCGTGAACGCCGACGGGAAGATCGAGTTCTTGAGGCTGGCCTCCTGGGTGTTGAGCCAGTCGGTCAGGTCCTCGACCTGGC includes the following:
- a CDS encoding sialidase family protein, whose protein sequence is MSSSTNQLSRRVFLGAGAAAAAGVGLGLAGPAFADPGPVGDAGQAGGEVPFGPVVVAGPPTGRSSYARAVRLSSGAPGKSRSLLATYQGGGPGFPLYRSDDDGRTWAKQSSVPDPSTASGVYLQPFLYELPRAFAGLPKGALLFACNWLGKNFGSTNIQLYASTDRGLTWEFLSTVAQGGPANTTNGATPVWEPFLLLHNDNLICYYSDQRDPNFGQKLAHQTSTDLYNWGPVVDDATGTAYAERPGMTTVARLKGDLWIMTYEFGEPDDPAHPDQNNYTYHVHYRIAKDPESFRFSPDTPLLDQNGGAPNGAPVVSWSQSGGVNGTIIVTGNDDQDFFINRELGAPGAWTRFSSPMPAGYSRFTIPLDGPGDPQNRGLVFVITGAQYGKSGPVEAGIISLND
- a CDS encoding carbohydrate ABC transporter permease; translated protein: MQARKLTQLNWFGGLAGWIWLAIVLIPLYWIVVTSFKDQSAYFTQNPFALPSAPTANNYKLVIQSDFPRYFLNSVIVTAGTIIPAVAISFMAAYAIIRGAGSRFLAGVNGLFLMGLAIPLQATIIPVYLLIIRMRLYDSLLALILPSIAFSIPLSVLVLANFIRDVPKELFESMRVDGATEWGMMRKLALPLTRPALVTVSIYNGLGVWNGFLLPLILTQSPDKRTLPLALWTFQGQYSVNVPAVLASVVLTTLPIVILYAVGRRQLLSGLTAGFSR
- a CDS encoding carbohydrate ABC transporter permease; the encoded protein is MTATAPPVAPPTGRTEASRAGSSGAGRSGAVAWMVLPALLLFVVFGVIPLVGVLVLSFTQWDGLGAIHAAGLTNWKSVLTDSQLPHSILVTFEIMILSWAVQTPMSLLLGTFLAGRQRYRAFLAVLYFIPLLLSSAAIAITYKALLDPNFGLGPGLKLGFLTQDWLGKNTLAIGVVIFIVSWQFIPFHSLIYQGGVRQIPTTMYEAASIDGAGRVRQFFSITVPQLKYTIITSSTLMVVGSLTFFDLIFVLTAGGPGDATRVLALDMYKRGFMSNQMGPASVIATLIVLLGLALALILRRLGGSTTASQQEGA
- a CDS encoding extracellular solute-binding protein — protein: MDPNTTSRRTFLGLVGGGALAAGLAACGSSGPTSTPGSTTGAGGGGGAGSGTTYWFLTGQPQQGIREAQVKRFNDANPNTKIKTTEFQNDAFKAKIKTAIGAGQGPTLIWGWGGGGLKAYVEAGQVEDLTDWLNTQEASLKNSIFPSAFTAATVNGKIYAVPGETVTPIVLFYDKRAFEKIGAQPPQSWGDIMDLVPKFNEKGIAPFSLGGQSRWTNMMWLEFLFDRIGGSEVFQNIYEGKKDGWSDPSALKALDEMQKLIKANGFIKGFSSITADSNADQALLYTGKAAMMLHGAWTYGNMKASGGDFVTGGHLGYMNFPPVDGGKGDPSDTVGNPGQYMSISSKASAADKETAKKFIANNTLDDATVEAWVKSGNIPVVKSAKDKLSSITDPNDSKWLNFVYDTAANAKNFAQSWDQALSPTQAETLLDNIAKLFQLSISPQQFATNMNAVIGQ